A single genomic interval of Nocardioides nitrophenolicus harbors:
- the proC gene encoding pyrroline-5-carboxylate reductase, which translates to MRTNIAFLGCGAMSEAILAGLLRSGFPAEQVRATVRTPARAAWLADTYGVTATSTEDSPANAEAAADAGLVVLGVKPGLVREVAAEVAPALAPDAVVVSVAGAVPLARIEEVLPAGQPVVRAMPNTPARVGHGVTALAAGAHAGAQQLATARELFATVGLVVEVTEDQVDAVGAISGSGPAYVFYLAEAMAEAGERLGLPAALSRSLAAHTVAGAGRLLDDPAADPAALRRAVSSPHGSTERAIAAFEERGLRATVAAGTTAATARAAEITRELTAEVATGVTGGVDEPDAASR; encoded by the coding sequence ATGCGCACGAACATCGCCTTCCTCGGCTGCGGCGCCATGAGCGAGGCCATCCTGGCCGGACTGCTGCGCTCCGGCTTCCCGGCCGAGCAGGTCCGCGCGACCGTGCGCACGCCCGCTCGCGCGGCCTGGCTCGCCGACACCTACGGCGTGACCGCGACGTCGACCGAGGACAGCCCGGCCAACGCCGAGGCCGCCGCCGACGCGGGCCTGGTCGTGCTCGGCGTGAAGCCCGGGCTGGTCCGCGAGGTGGCGGCGGAGGTGGCGCCCGCGCTGGCGCCGGACGCGGTGGTGGTGAGCGTCGCGGGCGCCGTGCCCCTGGCGCGCATCGAGGAGGTGCTGCCGGCCGGGCAGCCGGTGGTCCGGGCGATGCCCAACACGCCGGCCCGGGTCGGGCACGGCGTGACGGCCCTCGCCGCCGGCGCCCACGCCGGGGCCCAACAGCTCGCGACCGCCCGGGAGCTGTTCGCGACGGTGGGCCTGGTCGTCGAGGTGACCGAGGACCAGGTCGACGCGGTCGGCGCGATCAGCGGCTCCGGGCCGGCGTACGTCTTCTACCTCGCCGAGGCGATGGCCGAGGCGGGCGAGCGGCTGGGCCTGCCGGCCGCGCTGTCCCGCAGCCTCGCCGCCCACACCGTCGCCGGGGCGGGTCGGCTGCTCGACGACCCCGCCGCCGACCCCGCGGCGCTGCGCCGCGCGGTCAGCAGCCCCCACGGCAGCACCGAGCGCGCGATCGCCGCGTTCGAGGAGCGCGGGCTGCGCGCGACCGTCGCCGCGGGCACGACAGCCGCCACCGCCCGCGCGGCCGAGATCACCAGGGAGCTGACGGCGGAGGTCGCGACCGGCGTCACCGGTGGCGTCGACGAGCCGGACGCCGCGAGCCGGTGA
- a CDS encoding enoyl-CoA hydratase/isomerase family protein, which produces MSLVRYEVEDGVAFVTLDSPDTRNALSDALLDELLDRLRDAQGDEAVRVVVLGSSHERVFSAGGDLKAFASDAPTVEKYAGLDRFPRLYALLGGLGKPVVCAAGGDVLAGAFGLALACDLVIAREGVRFGCPEINVGVFPFMISALIYRNLPRMRANQLMMLGEPIDAREAERLDIVNVVVPAEEFDATVRDWARRLADRSPLLMRLGKNAIDATRDMALPDALSALQAQLALAFTTEDIKEGVTAFREKRAPVWRMR; this is translated from the coding sequence ATGAGCCTGGTCCGCTACGAGGTGGAGGACGGGGTCGCCTTCGTGACCCTCGACTCGCCCGACACCCGCAACGCGCTGAGCGACGCGCTGCTCGACGAGCTCCTCGACCGGCTGCGGGACGCGCAGGGCGACGAGGCGGTCCGCGTGGTCGTCCTCGGCTCGTCCCACGAGCGGGTCTTCTCGGCCGGCGGCGACCTCAAGGCATTCGCGAGCGACGCCCCGACCGTCGAGAAGTACGCCGGCCTGGACCGCTTCCCGCGGCTCTACGCGCTGCTCGGCGGGCTGGGCAAGCCGGTCGTCTGCGCGGCGGGTGGGGACGTCCTCGCCGGCGCCTTCGGCCTGGCGCTGGCGTGCGACCTGGTGATCGCGCGGGAGGGGGTGCGCTTCGGGTGTCCCGAGATCAACGTGGGGGTCTTCCCGTTCATGATCTCGGCGCTGATCTACCGCAACCTGCCGCGGATGCGGGCCAACCAGCTGATGATGCTGGGGGAGCCGATCGACGCCCGCGAGGCGGAGCGGCTCGACATCGTCAACGTCGTGGTCCCGGCCGAGGAGTTCGACGCGACGGTCCGGGACTGGGCCCGGCGGCTCGCGGACCGGTCGCCGCTGCTGATGCGGCTGGGCAAGAACGCGATCGACGCGACCCGGGACATGGCGCTGCCGGACGCGCTCTCCGCCCTGCAGGCGCAGCTCGCGCTGGCGTTCACGACCGAGGACATCAAGGAGGGCGTCACCGCCTTCCGGGAGAAGCGCGCGCCCGTGTGGCGGATGCGCTGA
- a CDS encoding LLM class flavin-dependent oxidoreductase, which produces MTSEIQVGIALNDDFLEAGPAARRSQLAAMEAAGLDHLTVGDHISFHGGKGFDGFVAATAALATSDTLKVLMGVYLVGLRHPLATARQLATLSQLAPGRLTLGVGVAGEDRTEVANMGVDPATRGRRVDETLAVLRRLASGEVVDHDGEFYRFEGSRILPPPDPRVPIVIGGGGDVAVRRTVRYGDGWLGMWCSARRYAQTHQQLLDGFAESGRGGPTFAGLNIWVGLGADAGRARTRLGERMSALYNLPPEKFQHVSAAGTPDDVADFVASYVEAGARTITLIPVADSADEAIALSGEVRTRLRSVAAGS; this is translated from the coding sequence GTGACCAGTGAGATCCAGGTGGGCATCGCGCTCAACGACGACTTCCTCGAGGCCGGTCCGGCCGCCCGCCGGTCCCAGCTCGCCGCGATGGAGGCGGCCGGCCTCGACCACCTCACCGTCGGCGACCACATCAGCTTCCACGGCGGCAAGGGCTTCGACGGCTTCGTGGCGGCGACCGCGGCGCTGGCCACCAGCGACACCCTCAAGGTGCTGATGGGCGTCTACCTGGTCGGCCTGCGGCACCCGCTCGCGACGGCGCGCCAGCTCGCCACCCTCAGCCAGCTCGCGCCCGGACGGCTCACCCTCGGGGTCGGCGTCGCCGGCGAGGACCGCACCGAGGTCGCCAACATGGGCGTCGACCCCGCCACCCGCGGCCGCCGGGTCGACGAGACCCTCGCCGTGCTGCGCCGGCTGGCCTCGGGCGAGGTGGTCGACCACGACGGCGAGTTCTACCGCTTCGAGGGGAGCCGGATCCTGCCGCCGCCGGACCCGCGGGTCCCGATCGTGATCGGCGGCGGCGGGGACGTCGCCGTGCGCCGCACGGTGCGGTACGGCGACGGCTGGCTCGGTATGTGGTGCTCGGCGCGGCGCTACGCCCAGACCCACCAGCAGCTCCTCGACGGCTTCGCCGAGAGCGGCCGCGGCGGCCCGACCTTCGCCGGCCTCAACATCTGGGTCGGGCTCGGCGCGGACGCCGGCCGAGCGCGCACGAGGCTGGGCGAGCGGATGTCCGCGCTCTACAACCTGCCGCCCGAGAAGTTCCAGCACGTCAGCGCCGCGGGCACGCCCGACGACGTGGCCGACTTCGTGGCGTCGTACGTCGAGGCCGGGGCCCGCACGATCACCCTGATCCCGGTCGCGGACTCGGCTGACGAGGCGATCGCGCTCTCTGGTGAGGTCCGCACCCGGCTGCGCTCCGTGGCCGCCGGCTCGTGA
- a CDS encoding AMP-binding protein, with protein sequence MVEQLKSVRDRYSADEIATFYEQGYWREASFFQLAADQAAATPDAPFLIDVATTLSYADFADRALRLAAGLHRAGLRRGERIAVQLPNWVEFPLVAAAASRIGAILVPIMPIYRDDEVGYVVQHSGAVMAITCGEFRGFDHAAMFAGVRADAPALREVYVARAGGTTGAGPALDELYAEGDPTDLAAEIGPDSSPDDGFLIVYTSGTTSRPKGCFHTFNTLRASAAAIARSLDYTAADVQFGPSPITHSTGLVTSVVLPLLAGATSYLMEAWDPAEGLRLIEEHRCTAAVTATPFLQMLMGAYDPAKHDASSLRLWVCAGSPIPGSVVERSRELFAGCQTLSLYGRSENFLTTMCTVRDDAARSAASDGSALDGAEVRIVDAAGAEVPRGEEGDIAYRGPSHMIEYFRNDEETAALFTPDGFSRSGDLGRMDADGFVRVTGRLKDIVIRGGMNISARELEEHLLAHPAIANVAVVGMPDERLGEKVCVYVVPAEPDGELSLADVTAYLREHGVATQKLPERLELTAVLPMTATGKVQKHLLRADIAAKVAPAGQA encoded by the coding sequence GTGGTGGAGCAGCTGAAGTCGGTGCGGGATCGGTACTCGGCCGACGAGATCGCGACGTTCTACGAGCAGGGCTACTGGCGGGAGGCCAGCTTCTTCCAGCTGGCGGCGGACCAGGCGGCGGCCACGCCCGACGCCCCGTTCCTGATCGACGTGGCCACGACGCTCAGCTACGCCGACTTCGCGGACCGGGCGCTCCGGCTGGCCGCCGGCCTGCACCGCGCCGGACTGCGCCGGGGTGAGCGGATCGCCGTCCAGCTCCCCAACTGGGTGGAGTTCCCCCTCGTCGCCGCGGCCGCCTCACGGATCGGCGCGATCCTGGTCCCGATCATGCCGATCTACCGCGACGACGAGGTCGGGTACGTCGTGCAGCACTCCGGCGCCGTCATGGCGATCACCTGCGGCGAGTTCCGAGGGTTCGACCACGCGGCCATGTTCGCCGGCGTGCGGGCCGACGCCCCCGCCCTGCGCGAGGTCTACGTCGCCCGGGCCGGCGGTACGACGGGCGCGGGCCCCGCGCTCGACGAGCTGTACGCCGAGGGCGACCCGACGGACCTGGCGGCCGAGATCGGCCCGGACTCCTCGCCCGACGACGGCTTCCTCATCGTCTACACCTCCGGCACCACCTCGCGGCCCAAGGGCTGCTTCCACACCTTCAACACCCTGCGCGCCAGCGCGGCGGCGATCGCGCGCAGCCTCGACTACACCGCCGCCGACGTGCAGTTCGGGCCCTCGCCGATCACCCACAGCACCGGCCTGGTGACCAGCGTGGTGCTGCCCCTCCTGGCCGGCGCCACGTCGTACCTGATGGAGGCGTGGGACCCGGCCGAGGGGCTGCGGCTGATCGAGGAGCACCGCTGCACCGCCGCCGTCACGGCGACGCCCTTCCTGCAGATGCTGATGGGCGCCTACGACCCGGCGAAGCACGACGCCTCCAGCCTGCGGCTGTGGGTCTGCGCCGGCTCGCCGATCCCCGGCTCGGTGGTGGAGCGCTCCCGCGAGCTGTTCGCGGGCTGCCAGACGCTGTCGCTCTACGGCCGCTCCGAGAACTTCCTGACCACCATGTGCACGGTGCGCGACGACGCCGCGCGCTCGGCGGCGTCCGACGGCTCGGCGCTCGACGGCGCCGAGGTCCGCATCGTCGACGCGGCCGGAGCCGAGGTGCCGCGCGGCGAGGAGGGCGACATCGCCTATCGCGGACCCAGCCACATGATCGAGTACTTCCGCAACGACGAGGAGACGGCCGCGCTCTTCACCCCCGACGGCTTCTCGCGCTCGGGCGACCTGGGCCGGATGGACGCCGACGGCTTCGTCCGGGTGACCGGCCGGCTCAAGGACATCGTGATCCGCGGCGGCATGAACATCAGCGCCCGCGAGCTGGAGGAGCACCTGCTCGCCCATCCGGCGATCGCGAACGTCGCCGTGGTCGGCATGCCCGACGAGCGGCTCGGCGAGAAGGTCTGCGTGTACGTCGTGCCGGCCGAGCCCGACGGGGAGCTGAGCCTCGCCGACGTCACCGCCTACCTGCGCGAGCACGGCGTCGCGACCCAGAAGCTCCCGGAGCGGCTGGAGCTCACGGCGGTGCTGCCGATGACCGCGACCGGCAAGGTGCAGAAGCACCTGCTCCGCGCGGACATCGCGGCCAAGGTCGCGCCGGCCGGCCAGGCGTGA
- a CDS encoding thiolase family protein yields the protein MADDRIVLVDGARTPVGSFGGVFKDVPGFELGAVAARGALARAGVDADDVEEVVMGCIGQVGPDAYNARRVALAAGLPMRVPAYTVNRLCGSGLQAIWSAAMQMRWNGLDFALAGGDESMSRMPFYDFGARAGYKLGDRSLVDGTVMMLTDPFHGFHMGVTAERVAERYGVSRVEQDEFAAESQRRAATERARVVFAEEIVPVEVGGRRPVTVTEDEHPKPGTTVETLAGLRPAFQRDGTVTAGNASGINDGAAVVVLARESVAVERGLRPLAVVEAVATAAMEPELMGYAPVLALKGLFERTGTSPSDIGTVELNEAFASQAVACIRDAGLDPERVNPYGGAIALGHPVGATGAILSLRVARDLVRRDLELGVVTMCIGGGQALAALFRRV from the coding sequence ATGGCAGACGACAGGATCGTGCTGGTCGACGGGGCGCGGACTCCGGTGGGCAGCTTCGGTGGGGTGTTCAAGGACGTCCCGGGTTTCGAGCTGGGTGCGGTCGCGGCGCGGGGTGCGTTGGCGCGCGCCGGGGTGGATGCGGACGACGTCGAGGAGGTGGTGATGGGCTGCATCGGTCAGGTCGGCCCGGACGCCTACAACGCACGGCGGGTCGCGCTCGCGGCGGGCTTGCCGATGCGGGTGCCGGCGTACACGGTGAACCGGTTGTGTGGCTCGGGTCTGCAGGCGATCTGGTCGGCGGCGATGCAGATGCGGTGGAACGGGTTGGACTTCGCGTTGGCGGGTGGGGACGAGTCGATGTCGCGGATGCCGTTCTATGACTTCGGTGCCCGGGCCGGCTACAAGCTGGGGGACCGGTCGTTGGTGGACGGGACGGTGATGATGTTGACCGACCCGTTCCACGGTTTCCACATGGGGGTGACGGCGGAGCGGGTCGCGGAGAGGTACGGGGTGTCGCGGGTCGAGCAGGACGAGTTCGCGGCGGAGTCGCAGCGTCGGGCCGCGACCGAGCGGGCGCGGGTGGTGTTCGCTGAGGAGATCGTGCCGGTCGAGGTGGGTGGTCGGCGGCCGGTCACGGTCACCGAGGACGAGCATCCGAAGCCGGGGACGACGGTGGAGACGTTGGCGGGTCTGCGTCCGGCGTTCCAGCGCGATGGCACGGTCACGGCGGGCAATGCGTCGGGGATCAATGATGGTGCGGCGGTGGTGGTGTTGGCGCGGGAGTCGGTTGCGGTCGAGCGGGGGCTGCGTCCGTTGGCGGTGGTGGAGGCGGTGGCGACGGCGGCGATGGAGCCGGAGCTGATGGGCTATGCGCCGGTGCTGGCGTTGAAGGGGTTGTTCGAGAGGACGGGGACGTCGCCGTCGGACATCGGGACGGTGGAGCTGAACGAGGCGTTCGCGTCGCAGGCGGTGGCGTGCATCCGGGATGCGGGTCTGGACCCGGAGCGGGTCAACCCCTATGGGGGTGCGATCGCGTTGGGTCATCCGGTGGGGGCGACGGGTGCGATCTTGTCGTTGCGGGTGGCGCGGGATCTGGTGCGGCGGGACCTGGAGCTGGGTGTGGTGACGATGTGCATCGGTGGGGGCCAGGCGCTGGCCGCCCTATTCCGCCGGGTCTGA
- a CDS encoding epoxide hydrolase family protein: MSTGPAAEPRPFVPRIDDADVADLRARLARTRWPEEATEPGDGQGLRLETVQALVERWRTTYDWSRLATRLASVPQLVTEIDGLGIHAVHVRSSRPDAVPLLLTHGWPSTCFEFLDLVPLLTEPASGPAFHLVAPSLPGYGWSERPASAGWGIERTADAWAVLMARLGYDRFLAHGGDWGAVVGTALARRHPDRVAGLHLTLPMSAASAEDRAGASASERRGLDREAEYRRTGSGYAQIQRTRPQTIGYALVDSPAGLCAWLAEKLLAWSGRGPDGGSLLSDDAVLDVVSVYWLTATGASAARLYREVDWRAQAAPVDVPTGCSIFPDEIIRPPRSAVARQYRRLCSWRELDRGGHFPAVEVPDLLAAELRAFGGTVAALEGSPVNGQANSCEEGVRWRSIVR, translated from the coding sequence GTGAGCACCGGGCCGGCCGCCGAGCCGCGCCCCTTCGTCCCCCGGATCGACGACGCGGACGTCGCCGACCTGCGGGCCCGCCTGGCCCGCACCCGGTGGCCCGAGGAGGCGACCGAGCCCGGCGACGGCCAGGGCCTGCGGCTGGAGACCGTGCAGGCGCTGGTCGAGCGCTGGCGCACCACCTACGACTGGTCCCGGCTGGCGACCCGGCTCGCGTCGGTCCCCCAGCTGGTGACCGAGATCGACGGGCTCGGCATCCATGCCGTCCACGTCCGCTCGAGCCGGCCCGACGCCGTACCGCTGCTGCTGACGCACGGCTGGCCGAGCACCTGCTTCGAGTTCCTCGACCTGGTGCCGCTGCTGACCGAGCCCGCGAGCGGGCCGGCCTTCCACCTGGTCGCGCCGTCGCTGCCCGGGTACGGCTGGAGCGAGCGGCCGGCGAGCGCGGGCTGGGGGATCGAGCGCACGGCCGACGCCTGGGCGGTCCTGATGGCCCGGCTGGGCTACGACCGCTTCCTCGCGCACGGCGGCGACTGGGGCGCCGTCGTCGGCACTGCGCTCGCGCGGCGCCATCCGGACCGGGTCGCCGGCCTGCACCTGACCCTGCCGATGTCGGCCGCGAGCGCCGAGGACCGCGCCGGGGCCTCGGCGTCGGAGCGGCGCGGCCTGGACCGGGAGGCGGAGTACCGGCGTACCGGCTCCGGCTATGCGCAGATCCAGCGGACCCGGCCGCAGACGATCGGCTACGCCCTCGTCGACTCGCCCGCCGGGCTGTGCGCGTGGCTCGCCGAGAAGCTGCTGGCCTGGTCGGGGCGCGGCCCGGACGGTGGGTCGCTGCTCTCGGACGACGCCGTGCTCGACGTGGTGTCGGTCTACTGGCTCACCGCCACGGGAGCATCGGCGGCGCGGCTCTACCGCGAGGTCGACTGGCGCGCCCAGGCCGCGCCGGTGGACGTGCCGACCGGGTGCTCGATCTTCCCCGACGAGATCATCCGGCCGCCGCGCTCCGCCGTCGCCCGTCAGTACCGGCGGCTGTGCTCGTGGCGCGAGCTGGACCGGGGCGGTCACTTCCCGGCGGTGGAGGTGCCGGACCTGCTCGCCGCGGAGCTGCGGGCGTTCGGGGGCACGGTCGCGGCATTGGAGGGATCTCCAGTTAATGGTCAGGCCAATTCTTGTGAGGAGGGCGTCCGGTGGCGGAGCATCGTGCGGTGA
- a CDS encoding LLM class flavin-dependent oxidoreductase, producing MTTRGITVLAGGLAETVEITTAADRAGFDGAWSGEFLNRSAVVSVAAMAAATQRIGVGTAIAYAVGRSPLVLANDARFLDEMSNGRLTLGLGTGTRGMMVGWHGVTDPDGPASRMEELIPLLRRLWHLHEEPVKHEGRFYTCDITPTADIQPPLRPAIPIYTAGVNARMIEVAGRVSDGLICHPTLTDRYLAEIARPAIERGAAKTGRDPSDVRLKGVIITSIHDDPEVARREAAAQIAFYVAPKAYGPVMEASGFGEEAAAIQAAFRAKDHDAMVAAVSDRMLDEMAAAGTLDEVRDRVALLEKRYDHAALYSPSFTMAAERVSENTFAIIEAFAR from the coding sequence GTGACCACACGAGGAATCACCGTTCTGGCCGGCGGACTCGCGGAGACCGTCGAGATCACCACGGCAGCCGACCGCGCCGGCTTCGACGGCGCCTGGTCCGGCGAGTTCTTGAACCGCTCGGCCGTGGTCTCGGTCGCGGCCATGGCCGCGGCCACCCAGCGGATCGGCGTCGGCACCGCGATCGCGTACGCCGTCGGCCGCTCCCCGCTCGTGCTCGCCAACGACGCCCGCTTCCTCGACGAGATGAGCAACGGCCGGCTCACCCTGGGCCTCGGCACCGGCACCCGCGGCATGATGGTCGGCTGGCACGGCGTCACCGACCCCGACGGCCCGGCCAGCCGGATGGAGGAGCTGATCCCGCTCCTGCGCCGACTCTGGCACCTCCACGAGGAGCCGGTGAAGCACGAGGGCCGGTTCTACACCTGCGACATCACGCCGACCGCCGACATCCAGCCCCCGCTGCGGCCCGCCATCCCGATCTACACCGCCGGCGTCAACGCCCGGATGATCGAGGTCGCCGGGCGCGTCTCCGACGGGCTGATCTGCCACCCGACCCTGACCGACCGCTATCTCGCGGAGATCGCCCGGCCGGCGATCGAGCGCGGTGCCGCCAAGACCGGCCGCGACCCGTCCGACGTACGGCTCAAGGGCGTGATCATCACCTCGATCCACGACGACCCCGAGGTCGCCCGCCGCGAGGCCGCCGCCCAGATCGCCTTCTACGTCGCACCGAAGGCGTACGGACCGGTGATGGAGGCGTCCGGCTTCGGCGAGGAGGCGGCCGCGATCCAGGCCGCCTTCCGGGCCAAGGACCACGACGCCATGGTCGCCGCCGTGTCGGACCGGATGCTCGACGAGATGGCCGCCGCCGGCACCCTCGACGAGGTGCGTGACCGGGTGGCGCTGCTCGAGAAGCGCTACGACCACGCCGCGCTCTACTCCCCCAGCTTCACGATGGCCGCCGAGCGGGTCAGCGAGAACACCTTCGCGATCATCGAGGCCTTCGCCCGGTGA
- a CDS encoding zinc-binding dehydrogenase — protein sequence MQEAYGPPEVLRLGDRPDPHAPRGWTVVELRAAALNWHDVLVRQGRYGSPLPHTPGADGAGIDLATGEEVVVLPSLSWGRDESAPGAGWEILGDHRPGTYAERVAVPVECVAPKPVGLTWAEAAALPLVGLTTYRALFSRGRLRAGESLLVLGAGGGVASSAVTLGAAVGARVVVTSSADAKIAQATALGALGGVRYDGAAADSWPEAARELVGGGFDVVLDSVGSWPESIRALRPGGRLVVLGANRSDQALLDVRPFYFGQYDLLGTTMGSPADFAGLLRLMAEHDVPPPVVDRSFPLDRAADAHAHLESGAGFGKVVLEI from the coding sequence GTGCAGGAGGCCTACGGGCCTCCCGAGGTGCTCCGGCTCGGCGACCGACCGGACCCCCACGCACCCCGCGGCTGGACGGTCGTCGAGCTGCGCGCGGCCGCGCTGAACTGGCACGACGTCCTGGTCCGGCAGGGGAGGTACGGGTCGCCGCTGCCCCACACGCCCGGCGCCGACGGCGCCGGCATCGACCTCGCGACCGGCGAGGAGGTCGTGGTGCTGCCCTCGCTGTCCTGGGGCCGCGACGAGTCCGCACCCGGTGCGGGCTGGGAGATCCTGGGCGACCACCGCCCCGGCACCTATGCCGAGCGGGTGGCCGTGCCGGTCGAGTGCGTCGCCCCGAAGCCGGTCGGACTGACCTGGGCCGAGGCGGCGGCGCTGCCGCTGGTCGGCCTCACGACCTATCGCGCGCTCTTCTCGCGTGGCCGGCTGCGGGCCGGTGAGTCGCTGCTCGTCCTCGGCGCCGGCGGCGGCGTCGCCAGCTCGGCGGTCACCCTCGGCGCGGCGGTCGGCGCCCGCGTGGTCGTCACGTCCTCGGCCGACGCCAAGATCGCGCAGGCGACCGCGCTCGGCGCGCTCGGCGGGGTCCGGTACGACGGCGCCGCGGCCGACTCCTGGCCGGAGGCCGCGCGCGAGCTGGTGGGCGGCGGCTTCGACGTGGTGCTCGACTCGGTCGGCAGCTGGCCCGAGTCGATCCGGGCGCTGCGGCCGGGTGGCCGGCTGGTGGTGCTCGGCGCCAACCGGTCCGACCAGGCGCTGCTCGACGTGCGGCCGTTCTACTTCGGCCAGTACGACCTGCTCGGCACCACCATGGGCAGTCCCGCCGACTTCGCCGGCCTGCTGCGGCTGATGGCCGAGCACGACGTACCGCCCCCGGTCGTCGACCGTTCCTTCCCCCTCGACCGCGCCGCGGACGCCCACGCCCACCTGGAGTCCGGCGCCGGCTTCGGCAAGGTCGTCCTCGAGATCTGA
- a CDS encoding MaoC family dehydratase: MTLQITVAELAEARDLDLGSSPWQRVEQARIDTFADATDDHQWIHVDPERAADGPFGRTIAHGYLTLSLVPSMLKQLMVITDHGRGTNYGLEKVRFTAPVPVDAEIRLSASVPEGVRRDDGGVQYRVALRVDVRGQERPAMVGESIYLTYPAA; this comes from the coding sequence ATGACCCTGCAGATCACCGTTGCCGAGCTGGCCGAGGCCCGTGACCTCGACCTCGGGTCGTCCCCCTGGCAGCGCGTGGAGCAGGCCCGGATCGACACCTTCGCCGACGCCACCGACGACCACCAGTGGATCCACGTCGACCCCGAGCGTGCGGCTGACGGGCCGTTCGGCCGCACCATCGCCCACGGCTACCTGACCCTCTCCCTGGTCCCGTCGATGCTCAAGCAGCTGATGGTCATCACCGACCACGGGCGAGGCACCAACTACGGCCTCGAGAAGGTCCGGTTCACCGCGCCGGTGCCGGTGGACGCCGAGATCCGGCTGAGCGCGTCCGTCCCCGAAGGCGTACGACGGGACGACGGCGGCGTGCAGTACCGGGTCGCGCTGCGGGTGGACGTTCGGGGCCAGGAGCGGCCCGCCATGGTGGGCGAGTCGATCTACCTGACCTACCCGGCGGCCTGA
- a CDS encoding SDR family oxidoreductase gives MSGPTGDLDDCVVLVTGATSGIGRAVALDLASRGALVAAVGRRADRLDELVERLGHALGPGRCVAVPADLASRSEAAGAVDVPVQRWGRLDIVVNSAGAMLNGPTAEAHLDEWDAMVDINLKGLMYVAKAALPHLVTAAATSARGVADLVNISSIAGRFANRNVAVYNGTKFGVTAMSESWRQEYAPHGVRVAVVEPGVVDTELFAHQQAPVQAHYDRLFAGVERLRAEDVADVVATIVTAPRRVALAEVVVRPTDQV, from the coding sequence GTGAGCGGACCGACCGGCGATCTCGACGACTGCGTCGTCCTGGTCACCGGAGCGACCAGCGGCATCGGCCGCGCGGTCGCGCTCGACCTCGCCTCCCGCGGCGCCCTGGTGGCGGCCGTGGGACGCCGAGCGGACCGGCTCGACGAGCTGGTCGAGCGCCTGGGACACGCCCTCGGTCCCGGGCGCTGCGTCGCGGTGCCCGCCGACCTCGCCTCCCGTTCCGAGGCGGCGGGCGCCGTCGACGTACCGGTCCAGCGGTGGGGGCGCCTCGACATCGTCGTCAACAGCGCCGGCGCCATGCTCAACGGCCCGACCGCCGAGGCCCACCTCGACGAGTGGGACGCCATGGTCGACATCAACCTCAAGGGCCTGATGTACGTCGCCAAGGCCGCCCTCCCGCACCTGGTCACCGCCGCCGCCACCAGCGCCCGCGGCGTGGCCGACCTGGTCAACATCTCCTCGATCGCGGGCCGCTTCGCCAACCGCAACGTCGCCGTCTACAACGGCACCAAGTTCGGCGTCACCGCGATGTCGGAGTCCTGGCGCCAGGAGTACGCCCCGCACGGCGTCCGGGTCGCGGTCGTCGAGCCGGGAGTCGTCGACACCGAGCTCTTCGCGCACCAGCAGGCGCCGGTCCAGGCGCACTACGACCGGCTGTTCGCCGGAGTCGAGCGGCTCCGGGCCGAGGACGTGGCCGACGTGGTGGCGACCATCGTCACGGCGCCACGCCGGGTGGCGCTGGCGGAGGTCGTCGTACGGCCGACGGACCAGGTGTGA